The DNA segment tgGTCAACTCTAGTCTTTTttaaagtcaaaaatcacatttTATTCAAAATTCACAAATAAACTTTCCGAAAATCAATACtgaccatgcacgcaagtcataaatcattaAATTGAGCTATGAAAAGTCTTGAAATACAGAAAATGGGGTTAGTACTCAAAACAACATATCTGGTAGTTACACAATACAACCCATTGGTGATCTAAGGCTACTATATATTAGCCTACACCACTGGCTGTTCCTTCCATGATAAGAACATTATGGAGAAATCTCCGCACTGCCATTATCCACCCTTCTTTATACCTCCTCAATAAAGCCTTCATATCTTCACAAACTTCATCACTGTGTAAAATCGTAAACCCTCCTACGTCCAATCGATGTGATCATATTACCCCTGTTTCCTACCTCTCCGTTGACTCTAATGGTGGGCAGTGGTGTATGCAAGATTTTTCGTAAGCGCTGTCACAATTTTAAATAGTGAGCAAATAACAATGCACTTGTAGCAACaccatattaaaaaaaatatcattCAAATCGTATAAATAGAACACAACTCATGTATATTACTACAACTCTTATCgatgaattttcatttttaattagaAATGTATTCAAACTAACCTCATTAAGAATAATATTAAATATTCTTTTCATAAAGAACCAGAAAATCACACAAAAAATTCATCATTCATTTGATTCCACAAATCATTCTTAATCAATTTTATGCCGAGAGATAAAATGAAAggagaaataaagaagaaaaaatagcCAAACAACTTGGAATATGATGCATTAAAAATTTTATGACATGAAGTGAAGCTGCCTAGTTTCGATCCCATGACATCTCTAAAAGAGGAAGCAGCGCTTGACCAAATGTGCCACATAGCTATTAGTGTCAAGTGGTGTCACTTTTACTATAGTTAACCAGTTTCTGTTTTTGCATTTTAATTATATATACATGCTTAGTAAAATTTTCCagttggaaacaacctctcttccttcgtaaggtaggggtaaggtctgcgtacacattactctCCCCAGACTCCACTGTGTGGGATTGTGCTGGGTTTCGTTAATTCTATAAATTGTTTTTCGAATGAAAAAAAGGAGCCAGAACGAATTTCCTAGACTCCAAGAAACTAAACTTTTCTTTATCCATGTTGTTACAAAGAACTTGGAAGCACTAGTTTTCACTTTCCAGCCACATTTCACAGTCTGGTTTAATAATCTTTTCCCTTCAAAAGTTGTTATCAACAATTCACAAGTTCTTTTCTAAAGTTTGGAATTCCTTTTGTAATTCTGAAAATAATATCTGGTAAACTTCTTCTCATTGAAAGATGGATAAGTCATATTATTTATGGACCAACAAAGACATCCACTCATGTCCAGTCTTATCTTTATTAAGGTTGTCTTTCAGCAGATAAATCCTTTCATGAAAAGTCACAcaacctttcaaatttcatgGAATAACATAACCTTCCCGAAGAGGTAGGGGACTAACTTGAATGTTTAGTATCAAGAAATCAGATGCAAAGTTAACTACAGCACTAACAGATTTCAAAATCAGGCAGGTCTGAGCGAAAAGGAAATATATAGATTTTTTCCTTGAGTGCAGAATAGACTAAAAAAGAACTTGTTCACATTTGACCATCTCTCTTGTGCTTTGTGCCAATCAGAGCAGGAGGTTTAGACATTACTTTTACTTGGGTGCTTCTTAATCCTTTCAAAATGGCAGCAACATATCCCTTTTGCAATTTTTATGAAAGAATCCTACAGACGATGGATTCCCCCCGTGAAACACTATACTGGACAAAGGACACATTGCTATTGGACACAAAATTCTTTATTAAGTTGACCAACCGGATGCTCTTGAGTAAATAACGCCTCTGGAAGCAAACAGTGATCTCCTATCTAGCATCCAACATTGTGATGCTTATTTCATTTACAGAACTTTCGCCTTGTGTGCTAGATGAACTGTAAGCTTTAGTAAAAAAACCTGGCTCTTTAGGTAAGGGCAATGGAATGTCACTAGACAACATCAGCAGAACTGATGCCATAGTAGGCCTATCTTCTGGACAGTGCTGCACGCACAATAGACCTACATGGAATGATCTTTGCACTTGAGACAGGTTGCTTGACTCCCTTAGATGTGCATTTATTAGTTCCAAACTCCTGCCTTCTCTGAAGAGGATCCACACCTGAACATTTGATATCATGCGGTTAGATGCTATAAGTTTTACCAACATGAGTTTTAAGATAGACAGGAAGAGTTTATACATGTCCCAAAAGATTATGGTGATGGTCTGGATGGAAGAACCCTCTATTTCTCTTCCCGCTTAAAATCTCCAGTACCAGAACTCCAAAGCTATATACATCTGATTTCACTGAAAATTTTCCTTCTGCTGCATACTCTGGAGACATGTAGCCACTGCAGGACAATATTAAACAAAAGAAAGTGAGTAGCTTTTTAGTGAAGAGGAATTTGCTCATTATTGGTCTAAAGATCTTTACTATGTTCCAACCACTCTGGTTGTCCTTGCTCCAGTCTCATTTCCTCCGAAACTTCTTGCCGTTCCAAAGTCAGATATCTTTGGGTTCATATCAATATCTAACAACACATTGCTAGGTTTAAGATCTCTGTGGATTATCCGCAATCTTGAGTCTTGATGAAGATAGAGAAGTCCTCGCACAATTCCATTAATAATATGGAAGCACTTAGGCCAATCAAGTAGTAAGCTCCGATCTCTATCTGCAGAAATCGAAAGCTTATGATTTTACTTCTTTACTAGATAATTCATGAAAGCTAAATGTGCTACAGGAATAAAAAAAAGTGAGAACCAACCAAAAAGGAACCAATCCAAACTACTGTTAGGCATGTATTCATAAATCAACATTGTTTCTTCTGCTTGAATACAGCAACCAAGAAGCTTAACAAGATTCCGATGCTGGAGTTTGGCAATGAAGATAACTTCATTCATGAACTCATCAGTCCCTTGGGTCGAGTATCTTGAAAGTCTCTTGACTGCAATTTCTGGTCCCTCTTTCAGCATACCCTAGATATCATCATGCAATTAGATGAAAGAGCTTCTCCAGAATGTTGGTTACTTAATATCACATTGTTGTTTAAGGGAATAGGAGAATTGGAGACAAATTTTCTAACCAAAACTTATGTTTTGAAGTTAAGATAGTCAATGTTCCATCATAAGATAATGTCCTGCAGTAGTTGGGCATTTTTttgaaggaaaaagaaagaattgCCCCTAACTTTGTTACCTTATAAACAGGACCAAAACCACCCTCTCCAAGTTTGTTGTTCAATGAAAAGTTATCGGTAGCATCCAAGATGGTTGCAAAATCAAACAATGGTACATCTGGAACTTCATCTTTACTTTCATTGGTGTAGAACATTTCAGAgatctttcttccttttcctgATGAAAATAAGGACTTAACTGGACGTAAACAGAAAATTCCTGAGACTAAATGAATCCAGAAATTAAAGCACATTTACTCAAGCCACATAACACAAATTTCGAAGTAGAAAAATGTCTGTACCTTCGCCAAAGCGTATCTGATCCTGATCCTGATCCtgatccttcttcttcttcttcttcttcttcttcttcttcttcttttgctttatgTACAAGATCAAACATAATGCCAAGAGAAGAATCGATGCTGCCAACGGCAAGCTGATCCTCAATTTCTTTACTTTCTCTACGCTGGAGTTCTCTGAGGATTCAAATAAATTCATCTGAGTTTCATAAGTAGGAAATATTTATTGTTTTTTGTTaattttaaatgacgttgaaaAACCTCAGGCCTCAGCTTGCAcattttatgatatttatgtagcTTTCTTT comes from the Nicotiana sylvestris chromosome 4, ASM39365v2, whole genome shotgun sequence genome and includes:
- the LOC104220733 gene encoding G-type lectin S-receptor-like serine/threonine-protein kinase At4g27290 isoform X3, with translation MVAVSNIIDTIPVDQPLTDGNTIISSGGKFELGFFSPGTSRKRYIGIWFSKVSIQTVVWVANGDSPLNDRNGMLNFTRQGILTLLNGSGHVIWSSNATRYAQNSTAQLLDSGNLVVRDATVNYLWQSFDYPTDTSLPGMEVGIDLKTGFRRSLWSWKSTNDPSRGEFTWTFDPHGFPQPFIMNGSIERHRFGPWNGLGFASAPSRLPSPGYKYTYVSNPEKISIMYELTDSSIFARVVMQLDGVLQLSLWNNQTQNWDNYFGSAPADDCDIYSRCHGYSLCNNGNSSICSCLDQFEPKNPTEWARENWSSGCVRKTTLNCQKKVKFLKYPGIKLPDTRFSWYNQGVNLSTCEELCLRNCSCAAYANPDITGTNEGCLLWFDELIDIRDLGASGQDIYIKLDSSQSENSSVEKVKKLRISLPLAASILLLALCLILYIKQKKKKKKKKKKKKKDQDQDQDQIRFGEVKSLFSSGKGRKISEMFYTNESKDEVPDVPLFDFATILDATDNFSLNNKLGEGGFGPVYKGMLKEGPEIAVKRLSRYSTQGTDEFMNEVIFIAKLQHRNLVKLLGCCIQAEETMLIYEYMPNSSLDWFLFDRDRSLLLDWPKCFHIINGIVRGLLYLHQDSRLRIIHRDLKPSNVLLDIDMNPKISDFGTARSFGGNETGARTTRVVGTYGYMSPEYAAEGKFSVKSDVYSFGVLVLEILSGKRNRGFFHPDHHHNLLGHVWILFREGRSLELINAHLRESSNLSQVQRSFHVGLLCVQHCPEDRPTMASVLLMLSSDIPLPLPKEPGFFTKAYSSSSTQGESSVNEISITMLDAR
- the LOC104220733 gene encoding G-type lectin S-receptor-like serine/threonine-protein kinase At4g27290 isoform X1; its protein translation is MEAINIHFFLFFILILYGAADTIPVDQPLTDGNTIISSGGKFELGFFSPGTSRKRYIGIWFSKVSIQTVVWVANGDSPLNDRNGMLNFTRQGILTLLNGSGHVIWSSNATRYAQNSTAQLLDSGNLVVRDATVNYLWQSFDYPTDTSLPGMEVGIDLKTGFRRSLWSWKSTNDPSRGEFTWTFDPHGFPQPFIMNGSIERHRFGPWNGLGFASAPSRLPSPGYKYTYVSNPEKISIMYELTDSSIFARVVMQLDGVLQLSLWNNQTQNWDNYFGSAPADDCDIYSRCHGYSLCNNGNSSICSCLDQFEPKNPTEWARENWSSGCVRKTTLNCQKKVKFLKYPGIKLPDTRFSWYNQGVNLSTCEELCLRNCSCAAYANPDITGTNEGCLLWFDELIDIRDLGASGQDIYIKLDSSQSENSSVEKVKKLRISLPLAASILLLALCLILYIKQKKKKKKKKKKKKKDQDQDQDQIRFGEVKSLFSSGKGRKISEMFYTNESKDEVPDVPLFDFATILDATDNFSLNNKLGEGGFGPVYKGMLKEGPEIAVKRLSRYSTQGTDEFMNEVIFIAKLQHRNLVKLLGCCIQAEETMLIYEYMPNSSLDWFLFDRDRSLLLDWPKCFHIINGIVRGLLYLHQDSRLRIIHRDLKPSNVLLDIDMNPKISDFGTARSFGGNETGARTTRVVGTYGYMSPEYAAEGKFSVKSDVYSFGVLVLEILSGKRNRGFFHPDHHHNLLGHVWILFREGRSLELINAHLRESSNLSQVQRSFHVGLLCVQHCPEDRPTMASVLLMLSSDIPLPLPKEPGFFTKAYSSSSTQGESSVNEISITMLDAR